A window of the Fusarium poae strain DAOMC 252244 chromosome 3, whole genome shotgun sequence genome harbors these coding sequences:
- a CDS encoding hypothetical protein (SECRETED:SignalP(1-18)): MKYSAVALLAALTAYAQAQSIDIPGADEASSIIGDISSRVEGASSIVGDASSIIEDISTRVEDEVSSRLSDASTAVTGATTTLTDASTVTESAETESETGSGTETGSETVDTSAIASVTSALAEASESVQDELDSLSSVAETATGAASSSVADAIAERTSKIGAIASSAAGAVSSATDDNAGAMPTAAVAMGALMGGAALFANM, encoded by the exons ATGAAGTACTCCGCTGTCGCTCTCCTTGCCGCCCTGACTGCCTACGCTCAG GCCCAGTCCATCGACATCCCTGGCGCTGACGAGGCCTCTTCCATCATTGGCGACATCTCTTCCCGAGTCGAGGGTGCTTCCTCCATCGTCGGTGATGCCTCCTCTATCATTGAGGATATCTCCACCCGAGTTGAGGACGAGGTCTCTTCTCGACTCAGCGATGCCTCCACTGCTGTCACCGGTGCTACTACTACCCTGACCGACGCTTCTACTGTCACCGAGTCTGCTGAGACCGAGAGTGAGACTGGATCTGGCACCGAGACTGGATCCGAGACCGTCGACACTAGCGCTATTGCCAGCGTTACCTCTGCCCTTGCCGAGGCCTCCGAGTCTGTTCAGGATGAGCTTGACTCCCTCAGCTCTGTTGCCGAGACTGCCACCGGCGCTGCTAGCTCCTCTGTCGCCGATGCGATCGCTGAGCGCACATCCAAGATCGGTGCTATTGCCAGCAGCGCCGCCGGAGCTGTCAGCAGTGCTACTGATGACAACGCTGGTGCCATGCCTACCGCTGCTGTCGCTATGGGTGCTCTTATGGGTGGTGCCGCTCTCTTTGCCAACATGTAA
- a CDS encoding hypothetical protein (BUSCO:43135at5125), whose amino-acid sequence MMGEAEQSPRRRHILSSINPEQHRNSRRRSRSPKSRSPVDNREPSLDAPLEKECDSARRSDGEGDATAPRRSRLRLKDHHRSRRSSRDRRRYRERDSEDDDTHRRSHRRHRRRHRRHRSPTPPNPHEPEPLDPEAAFRESLFDAMADDEGAAYWEGVYGQPVHVYTKERVGPTGHLEQMTDDEYAAYVREKMWEKTHAGLLEERARREEAKKRKAEEDHRARKLQEDMDRSIRRGEERRERRRWAQQWEDYTTAWAEWNGTPTAIAWPVKDNRMEDIEEANVRKFFVDGLNLQEIGEKAFVAKLREERVRWHPDKIQQKLGGAVDDDTMKRVTAVFQIIDKLWTDSRPKA is encoded by the coding sequence ATGATGGGGGAAGCTGAGCAATCCCCTCGAAGACGCCACATTCTATCCTCCATCAACCCAGAGCAACATCGAAACAGTAGAAGGAGGAGCCGATCACCAAAATCTCGATCTCCGGTTGACAATCGAGAACCCTCGCTTGATGCACCGCTAGAAAAAGAGTGTGACAGCGCCCGGCGCAGCGATGGCGAGGGAGACGCCACAGCTCCAAGACGCTCACGTCTTCGACTGAAGGACCATCATAGATCTCGGCGCAGCTCTCGCGACCGGCGTCGATACCGCGAGCGGGAtagcgaggatgatgatactCACAGACGATCGCATCGCCGTCACCGCCGACGCCATCGGCGACATCGTTCACCGACACCACCAAACCCTCATGAGCCAGAACCTTTAGACCCGGAAGCGGCATTTCGAGAATCTCTGTTCGATGCCATGGCCGATGATGAGGGTGCTGCATACTGGGAGGGCGTCTATGGCCAACCCGTCCATGTTTACACTAAAGAGCGTGTGGGACCTACAGGGCATCTGGAACAGATGACAGACGACGAGTACGCTGCTTACGTGCGGGAGAAGATGTGGGAAAAGACACATGCCGGTTTACTTGAGGAGCGCGCTCGTCGCGAAGAAGCAAAGAAACGCAAAGCCGAAGAGGATCACCGCGCGCGGAAACTGCAAGAGGACATGGACCGCAGCATACGCCGTGGTGAAGAGCGCAGAGAGCGCCGGCGTTGGGCACAGCAGTGGGAAGACTACACAACCGCCTGGGCGGAATGGAACGGCACACCTACAGCGATAGCCTGGCCGGTCAAGGACAATCGTATGGAAGACATCGAAGAGGCGAACGTGCGCAAATTCTTTGTCGATGGACTAAATCTACAAGAGATCGGAGAGAAGGCCTTCGTGGCCAAGCTCAGAGAAGAACGTGTACGATGGCATCCGGACAAGATCCAGCAAAAGCTAGGAGGAGCGGTGGATGACGATACAATGAAACGTGTCACTGCCGTCTTCCAGATCATTGACAAGCTCTGGACGGATAGTCGACCAAAAGCGTGA
- a CDS encoding hypothetical protein (SECRETED:SignalP(1-17)~TransMembrane:5 (n4-16c21/22o37-55i201-221o304-326i338-357o369-388i)~BUSCO:41470at5125), producing MGGILLLLGLCLVMALASFLAGALPLSMSLSPSQLRLLSSVGVGILVGTSLIVIIPEGIEAATSPAEAAHMHRVRSLVRRSPWSHPILARGLPESIATISTGLTQKRNEELDIEATIRRVKQSATGNIRVERADVHAAVEAAADVPAIPTAADVTDDSTSENKGTEKTETGKEDGHGHNEDHEAEHDHGHEDEHEGEHAHAVPTFEIGFSLILGFLLMFLIDRLPRHATESLHSAPQTRHISLDNLNSDSASVDEEADGFLGSLTPSPRRARSLATTTGLVIHAAADGIAMGASSTTTDMKLGFIIFAAIMIHKAPAAFGLTSLLLKQGLSKRAARGHLIVFSLAAPVGAITTWSLITLLGGGKAESDHWWTGMLLLFSGGTFLYVAMHAMQEDSGGHQHDHGLNGYADGSATTQRKPKGPQMRDTLATVGGMLVPLLTQFGHHH from the exons ATGGGTGGAATACTTCTCCTTTTAGGCTTATGC CTAGTTATGGCTCTGGC CTCGTTCCTCGCCGGAGCGCTACCATTGTCCATGTCACTTTCTCCATCTCAACTCCGACTATTATCGAGTGTTGGCGTAGGAATACTAGTTGGCACCTcacttatagttattatcCCCGAAGGAATCGAAGCTGCGACTTCACCCGCTGAGGCTGCGCACATGCATCGAGTCAGAAGCTTGGTGCGCCGAAGCCCCTGGAGCCACCCTATTCTCGCACGCGGCCTTCCCGAATCAATTGCTACGATTAGCACAGGTCTGACTCAGAAACGTAACGAGGAATTGGACATTGAAGCGACTATTCGTCGGGTCAAGCAGTCGGCGACAGGAAATATCCGAGTCGAACGTGCAGATGTTCATGCTGCTGTCGAAGCCGCCGCCGATGTTCCAGCTATACCAACGGCCGCAGACGTCACAGATGACAGTACTTCAGAAAATAAAGGGACCGAAAAGACAGAGACCGGAAAAGAAGACGGGCATGGCCACAACGAAGACCACGAAGCGGAACACGACCACGGACATGAAGACGAGCACGAGGGCGAGCACGCGCATGCAGTTCCTACATTTGAGATCGGATTCTCCCTGATTCTAGGATTCCTACTGATGTTCCTGATTGATCGACTTCCTCGTCATGCAACTGAAAGTCTCCATTCTGCGCCACAGACACGCCATATCAGTCTCGACAACCTTAACAGCGATTCCGCCTCTGTCGACGAGGAAGCGGATGGGTTTTTGGGGTCCTTGACACCTAGTCCACGACGAGCGCGAAGTCTGGCAACGACTACCGGCTTGGTCATCCATGCCGCAGCCGACGGAATCGCAATGGGAGCTTCCTCGACCACTACAGACATGAAGCTTggcttcatcatctttgCAGCCATCATGATTCACAAAGCTCCTGCTGCTTTCGGACTTACCTCCCTTCTCCTCAAGCAAGGCCTATCAAAACGAGCCGCTCGAGGACATCTCATTGTTTTCAGTCTGGCTGCTCCTGTCGGGGCGATAACAACATGGTCACTTATCACATTGCTGGGTGGTGGTAAAGCCGAGAGTGATCATTGGTGGACGGGCATGCTGCTTCTCTTCTCAGGTGGCACATTCTT ATATGTCGCTATGCATGCTATGCAAGAAGACAGTGGTGGTCACCAACACGATCATGGCCTTAACGGCTATGCGGATGGTAGTGCCACTACTCAAAGAAAGCCCAAGGGCCCGCAGATGCGTGATACCCTGGCCACGGTGGGCGGCATGCTGGTGCCGCTTCTTACGCAGTTTGGCCATCACCACTAA
- a CDS encoding hypothetical protein (BUSCO:8652at5125) gives MAGYQRSMSFSERRGSALSDDLTLSTTTNPMVNHRLEKLPEQQRHLRGPPTPSMSTPAADFDQQLTGSPPPPPTPAASPGPSHFQPDWSDAADDEDFFLAKVRQHFKNCSGPQRTRVLADLLNLCTSQQLSFVHQFVSPLLKKDPFTSLPDELCLRILSFIDDPKVLARASQVSKRWRDLLSDDMTWKNLCVKHDYGRRLSEVYTHAPHLSSRPSAQPLHGLDADIASNSLSGMRPHSYASGTRSFDGQNASGRPRLRTYKSHFKQRYLVEAAWRSGGTSTTRNITQEGGVVTSLHLTPKYIIVALDNAKIHVFDTEGDSQRTLQGHVMGVWAMVPWDDTLVSGGCDRDVRVWNLKTGACLHTLRGHTSTVRCLKMADANTAISGSRDTTLRIWDIRTGLCKNVLVGHQSSVRCLEIKGDIVVSGSYDTFARVWSISEGRCLQTLQGHFSQIYAIAFDGKRVVTGSLDTNVRIWDPTSGECLAILQGHTSLVGQLQMRGDTLVTGGSDGSVRVWSLEKMCPIHRLAAHDNSVTSLQFDDTRVVSGGSDGRVKIWDLKTGHLVRELIAQGEAVWRVAFEDEKCVALALRQGRTVMEVWSFSPPEEVLYDRPLSLQQRVLEDDPSRPLSAMAIDYRSSQPTLAGPSRDASAQDVDMHDAGPSTAPLQGVTFFHDD, from the exons ATGGCCGGTTACCAAAGATCCATGAGTTTTTCAGAAAGGCGCGGAAGCGCCCTTAGCGACGACTTGACTCTTAGCACGACCACCAACCCCATGGTTAACCACCGTTTGGAAAAGCTGCCCGAACAGCAGCGTCATTTGCGCGGGCCTCCGACTCCCAGCATGTCGACGCCTGCCGCAGACTTTGACCAACAACTTACTGGTTCGCCCCCACCGCCTCCCACACCAGCTGCATCCCCAGGTCCATCGCATTTCCAACCAGATTGGAGTGATGCTGCCGACGATGAGGACTTCTTTCTCGCCAAAGTCCGGCAACATTTCAAGAATTGTTCCGGGCCTCAGCGAACCCGGGTATTGGCAGATTTACTAAATCTTTGCACGAGCCAACAATTGAGTTTCGTTCATCAATTTGTCAGCCCGTTATTAAAGAAAGATCCATTCACAAGTCTTCCCGACGAACTATGTCTTCGG ATATTGTCTTTCATTGACGACCCGAAGGTTTTAGCACGAGCCTCACAGGTTTCAAAGCGATGGCGAGATCTTCTGAGCGACGATATGACATGGAAGAACCTTTGTGTGAAACATGACTACGGACGTCGACTGTCAGAGGTCTACACACATGCTCCTCATCTCTCTTCGAGACCTTCTGCCCAGCCCCTTCATGGACTTGATGCCGATATCGCCAGTAATAGCCTATCCGGCATGCGCCCTCACTCCTATGCCTCGGGTACACGATCATTTGATGGGCAGAATGCGTCTGGCAGACCCAGGCTAAGGACCTACAAATCTCATTTCAAACAGCGATATTTGGTAGAGGCTGCTTGGAGGTCTGGCGGTACTAGCACAACGCGGAACATTACCCAAGAAGGTGGTGTTGTTACGAGTTTGCATTTAACGCCCAAGTATATCATTGTGGCGCTTGATAATGCAAAGATTCACGTATTTGACACTGAGGGAGATTCACAACGCACTCTGCAAGGTCATGTTATGGGTGTCTGGGCTATGGTCCCCTGGGATGATACCCTGGTCAGTGGAGGCTGTGATCGTGACGTGCGAGTCTGGAATCTCAAGACTGG TGCCTGTTTACATACCTTGAGAGGTCACACATCGACTGTCAGATGTTTGAAAATGGCGGATGCGAACACCGCGATTTCAGGATCGCGAGACACCACTCTGCGGATCTGGGACATCCGAACTGGTCTCTGCAAAAACGTTCTTGTCGGACACCAGTCTAGTGTTCGGTGTCTTGAGATCAAGGGCGACATTGTTGTATCCGGTAGCTACGATACATTTGCACGGGTATGGAGCATTTCTGAAGGCCGCTGTCTTCAAACTTTGCAGGGCCATTTCAGCCAGATCTATGCAATTGCCTTTGACGGCAAGCGAGTCGTTACAGGCAGTCTGGACACAAATGTCAGAATCTGGGACCCGACATCTGG TGAGTGCTTAGCTATTCTTCAAGGTCACACATCCCTTGTTGGGCAGCTTCAGATGCGTGGTGATACATTAGTCACGGGTGGATCAGATGGGTCAGTCAGAGTCTGGTCACTGGAGAAGATGTGCCCGATTCACCGTCTTGCAGCACATGATAATAGCGTCACTAGTCTGCAGTTTGACGATACTCGAGTCGTGAGTGGTGGCAGTGATGGTCGAGTTAAGATATGGGATCTCAAGACTGGACATCTCGTTCGAGAACTCATCGCTCAAGGTGAAGCTGTCTGGCGGGTTGCTTTTGAGGATGAGAAGTGTGTTGCTCTGGCTTTGAGACAAGGGCGTACGGTGATGGAG GTATGGTCGTTCTCACCACCCGAAGAGGTGCTTTACGACCGCCCCCTCTCGCTTCAACAGCGGGTGCTGGAAGACGACCCTAGTCGCCCATTGAGTGCTATGGCTATCGACTATCGCTCATCACAACCAACGCTGGCCGGTCCCAGTCGAGATGCCTCAGCCCAAGATGTTGATATGCATGACGCTGGCCCATCGACGGCCCCTTTGCAGGGTGTTACGTTCTTCCACGACGACTAG
- the PDA1 gene encoding alpha subunit of pyruvate dehydrogenase (BUSCO:29205at5125), which translates to MLSRALRLPRAVPMRTKLAAPAYTAVRSVTTDAASASLSHSVPKSDDEPFSVNLSDESFETYELDPPPYTLEVTKRELKDMYREMVVTRQMEMAADRLYKEKKIRGFCHLSTGQEAVAVGIEHAITKEDDIITAYRCHGYALLRGASVRSIIGELLGRREGISYGKGGSMHMFAKGFYGGNGIVGAQVPVGAGLAFAHKYNNNKNASIILYGDGASNQGQVFEAFNMAKLWNLPALFGCENNKYGMGTAAARSSALTDYYKRGQYIPGLKVNGMDVLAVKAAVKYGKEYTAADKGPLVLEYVTYRYGGHSMSDPGTTYRTREEIQRMRSTNDPIAGLKQKILDWEITSEEELKKIDKEARAHVNEEVAAAEAMAAPEAKPEILFEDIYVRGSEPEYIRGRIPEENHYFQ; encoded by the exons ATGTTGTCTCGAGCTCTCCGACTTCCCAGGGCTGTGCCTATGCGCACCAAGCTCGCCGCTCCCGCTTATACCGCTGTTCGCTCCGTCACCACCGACGCTGCCTCTGCGTCCCTGAGCCACTCAGTCCCCAAG TCCGATGACGAGCCTTTCTCCGTCAACCTCAGCGATGAGAGCTTCGAGACTTACGAGCTGGACCCCCCTCCTTACACCCTGGAGGTGACCAAGAGGGAGTTGAAGGATATGTACCGCGAGATGGTTGTCACCCG ACAGATGGAGATGGCGGCCGATCGTCTGtacaaggagaagaagattcGTGGTTTCTGCCATCTGTCTACTGGACAGGAGGCTGTTGCCGTTGGTATCGAGCATGCCATCACTAAGGAGGACGACATCATCACCGCCTACCGATGCCACGGTTACGCTCTTCTCCGTGGCGCCTCTGTCCGATCCATCATCGGTGAGCTGCTCGGCCGACGTGAGGGTATCTCATACGGCAAGGGTGGTTCCATGCACATGTTCGCCAAGGGCTTCTACGGCGGTAACGGTATCGTCGGTGCTCAGGTCCCCGTCGGTGCTGGTCTTGCCTTTGCTCACAagtacaacaacaacaagaacgCCTCCATTATCCTCTACGGTGATGGTGCTAGCAACCAGGGCCAGGTCTTTGAGGCTTTCAACATGGCCAAGCTCTGgaaccttcccgctctcttTGGTTGCGAGA ACAACAAATACGGTATGggtactgctgctgctcgcTCTTCTGCCTTGACCGACTACTACAAGCGTGGTCAGTACATCCCCGGTCTCAAGGTCAACGGTATGGATGTCCTCGCCGTCAAGGCTGCCGTCAAGTACGGCAAGGAGTACACCGCTGCCGACAAGGGTCCCCTCGTCCTCGAGTACGTCACCTACCGATACGGTGGTCACTCCATGTCCGACCCCGGTACCACCTACCGAACTCGTGAGGAGATTCAGCGCATGCGCTCCACCAACGACCCTATTGCTGGACTCAAGCAGAAGATTCTGGACTGGGAGATCACATCTGAGgaggagctcaagaagaTTGACAAGGAGGCCCGCGCCCACGTCAACGAGgaggttgctgctgctgaggccaTGGCTGCGCCTGAGGCTAAGCCCGAGATTCTGTTCGAGGACATCTACGTCCGAGGATCCGAGCCCGAGTACATCCGTGGACGTATCCCTGAGGAGAACCACTACTTCCAGTAA
- a CDS encoding hypothetical protein (BUSCO:7370at5125): MAPKQATLGKFFGAKNAPTQQTKLSFSTKPKKGEKKQEEEEETEVKVQSSPGSDQETKKRARSKKTEPDPTQIKKEEVDDDSDGPVTKRARRTRKRVEEDEDDEMTEEPVKKEEAVSPKKSKPSSPPPKSPKRSKAKPKAKAVKEPTPEETSEPAPEETSTASASEAEDEVDADEKPEVAAKAREKVQTKFKSKTKDPYPDWQPGTPVPYAALCTTFSLVEMTTKRLIIMEHCSLFLRQVMRLTPDDLLPTVLLMINKLAPDYAGIELGIGESLIMKAIGETTGRSLQVIKADQKEIGDLGLVAVKSRSTQRTMFKPKPLTVRGVHQGLMNIATVTGNGAQGRKVDGIKKLLAAADANSTGGKVDITKDKGGPSEAKFIIRFLEGKLRLGLAERTVLVSLAQAIVAHEADAKNKAPSTTDLENGESILKTVYSELPSYDVIIPAMLEHGIMKLRDNCKLRPGVPLKPMLAKPTKAITEVLDRFEGQKFTCEYKYDGERAQIHYVAKDAPQEMNEASQGAAKEAAAGVASIFSRNSEDLSRKYPDILAKLHTWVKPDTKSFVLDCETVAWDVDEKKVLPFQQLMTRKKKDVKVEDVKVKVCVFAFDLLYLNGEAVVEKALRERRELLQTAFNPVEGEFAFATHMDGQELEEIQVFLDESMKASCEGLMVKMLDGTESGYEPSKRSRNWLKIKKDYLSGVGDSLDLVVLGAYYGKGKRTSVYGAFLLACYNPNSEKYETVCNIGTGFSEQVLEDLHKQLSEITIDRPKPFYSHSSGGQHQPDVWFEPKYVWEVKTADLTLSPRYKAGAQEGVDPSGNKGISLRFPRFIRIRDDKKADAATTSRQVAEMYRKQESVTKNKGPSVDDDFEY, encoded by the exons ATGGCTCCCAAACAAGCAACACTCGG CAAATTCTTCGGAGCAAAAAATGCGCCGACCCAGCAAACAAAACTTTCCTTCAGCACCAAACCAAAGAAGGGAGAAAAGaagcaagaggaggaggaggagactgAAGTGAAGGTTCAGTCGAGCCCAGGCTCAGATCAAG AAACAAAGAAGCGAGCTCGTTCAAAGAAAACAGAACCCGACCCAACCCAAATTAAGAAAGAGGAAGTCGATGACGATAGCGATGGACCTGTCACTAAGCGAGCACGACGAACTCGGAAGCGAGtcgaagaggatgaagatgatgagatgacTGAAGAGCCCGTTAAGAAAGAGGAAGCCGTCTCCCCCAAGAAATCCAAGCCGTCGAGCCCACCACCGAAGTCACCAAAAAGGTCCAAAGCCAAGCCTAAAGCAAAGGCTGTCAAGGAGCCCACCCCTGAGGAAACATCTGAGCCCGCCCCAGAAGAAACCTCAACCGCATCCGCATCCGAAGCTGAAGACGAGGTGGATGCCGACGAGAAGCCCGAAGTCGCCGCCAAAGCTCGTGAGAAGGTTCAGACAAAATTCAAGTCGAAAACTAAGGACCCTTACCCCGACTGGCAGCCTGGTACACCTGTTCCGTATGCCGCTCTGTGTACAACATTCTCTCTTGTCGAGATGACAACCAAACGTCTGATCATTATGGAACATTGCTCCCTCTTCCTTCGTCAAGTCATGCGGCTGACACCTGATGACCTTTTGCCCACCGTCCTGCTGATGATCAACAAGCTGGCCCCTGATTATGCTGGTATCGAGCTGGGAATTGGTGAATCCTTGATCATGAAAGCTATCGGCGAAACTACCGGAAGAAGTCTCCAGGTAATCAAGGCTGACCAGAAGGAGATTGGTGATCTTGGATTGGTAGCTGTAAAGAGTCGGTCAACGCAGCGGACTATGTTCAAACCCAAACCTCTAACTGTCAGGGGCGTCCACCAAGGTCTGATGAACATTGCTACCGTTACTGGAAACGGCGCTCAGGGTCGTAAAGTCGATGGTataaagaagcttcttgctGCAGCTGACGCCAACTCTACTGGCGGCAAAGTTGACATTACTAAGGACAAGGGCGGACCAAGTGAAGCCAAGTTCATTATTCGATTTTTGGAGGGCAAGCTGAGACTTGGTCTCGCTGAGAGGACTGTCCTGGTTTCTCTTGCTCAAGCTATTGTTGCTCATGAAGCAGATGCCAAGAACAAGGCCCCCAGCACCACCGATCTAGAGAATGGCGAGTCAATTCTCAAGACAGTTTACAGCGAGCTTCCCAGTTACGATGTTATCATCCCTGCTATGCTTGAACATGGTATTATGAAGCTGCGAGATAACTGTAAGCTTCGACCCGGTGTGCCACTGAAGCCTATGTTGGCCAAGCCAACCAAGGCCATCACTGAAGTTCTTGATCGATTTGAGGGGCAGAAGTTTACATGCGAGTACAAGTACGACGGCGAAAGAGCACAAATTCACTACGTGGCCAAGGATGCACCTCAGGAAATGAACGAAGCGAGCCAGGGTGCGGCCAAGGAGGCGGCAGCTGGTGTTGCTAGTATCTTCTCCAGAAATTCCGAAGATCTCTCCAGAAAGTATCCCGATATCCTGGCCAAGCTTCACACTTGGGTCAAGCCTGACACCAAGAGCTTCGTCCTGGATTGTGAGACTGTGGCTTGGGATGTTGACGAAAAGAAGGTACTGCCCTTCCAGCAGCTCATGACacgcaagaagaaggacgtcaaggttgaagatgtcAAAGTCAAGGTTTGCGTGTTTGCATTTGATCTGTTGTACCTCAACGGTGAAGCTGTCGTTGAGAAAGCCCTCCGTGAGCGACGTGAGCTTCTTCAAACCGCTTTCAATCCAGTGGAGGGCGAGTTCGCCTTTGCTACACATATGGATGGCCAGGAGCTGGAAGAGATCCAAGTTTTCCTTGACGAGAGTATGAAGGCATCATGTGAAGGTCTTATGGTGAAGATGTTGGATGGGACTGAGAGTGGATATGAGCCCAGCAAGAGAAGTCGAAACTGGCTCAAG atcaagaaggattATCTCTCAGGTGTTGGCGACTCGCTGGATCTCGTTGTTCTAGGCGCATACTACGGCAAGGGCAAGCGTACCTCGGTCTATGGTGCATTCCTTTTAGCATGCTACAACCCCAACTCGGAAAAATACGAAACTGTCTGCAACATTGGAACAGGGTTCTCGGAACAGGTCTTGGAAGATTTGCACAAGCAGCTCTCTGAGATCACTATCGACAGGCCTAAACCCTTCTATTCACACTCATCCGGTGGCCAGCACCAGCCCGATGTTTGGTTCGAGCCTAAATATGTCTGGGAGGTCAAGACAGCAGACTTGACCCTAAGCCCGCGTTACAAGGCTGGTGCCCAAGAAGGCGTTGACCCGTCTGGCAACAAGGGCATCAGTCTTCGATTCCCGCGTTTCATCCGCATACGAGACGATAAGAAGGCTGATGCTGCCACAACAAGCCGACAGGTTGCTGAAATGTACCGCAAGCAGGAGAGTGTGACGAAGAACAAGGGCCCCTCAGTTGATGATGACTTTGAGTATTAG
- a CDS encoding hypothetical protein (BUSCO:21852at5125): MDENTPTTASQPADINKILSLLKAKDDTQRFVGLALLKSVLDGSEQLRQDEQTVQSLWSSLSPKFLDRLLRTGSNPSTKNSKEMLDLVVSVLHIFSILLPDQAANDVKFINRIPLLVNAVLYSSDETTKLILQLLHTLVSSQQGAQAFVKIEDFSSLTEIAPNHAQVLDILCFAWLNSMTGVQDHTALAKQVDNTLQSLVSSFTGTDAVTLLEFLGYFLRHANSIILPRQPKWLKSVVNHIRKLVTSRPTPEARAAYTNATASMLQAFPTEARKLVFTDDRKEDKAFSYLLINLLLIDIRASAPSLLEQLNKPEYPKVSARLTSAFDVISIFIGYLVECLEDESLETFFMTPENLLQLRTGVTETMSLTAEYLRDRWDASVAGAMGLHPDARAGTADTSTGKHHTLTWDSMKDNADDDMLILSAVRTLALWLREEENDTLRKEATGLMDMFMDLYKSSSQDKLDFRSAVLVALEGLTAVPQGCELLLANEGWVILTRDLSSILQHAQACREQDASRAIDIVRVLLPIVEQENSGVPESWMDLITSVAAWNIPDSGLSPLSQEALVAALQLCCAILVEANPGMRQRYRHSIAAIHGIAAQLAKQTGKDDPEMDTLEDVLATLTTLNQ; encoded by the exons ATGGATGAGAATACCCCTACTACAGCTTCTCAACCGGCGGATATCAACAAAATACTGTCTCTCCTAAAAGCAAAAGATGACACACAAAGATTTGTAGGGCTAGCGCTCCTCAAGTCCGTCCTCGATGGCTCAGAACAACTACGACAAGATGAACAAACAGTACAGAGCTTGTGGTCAAGTCTTTCACCAAAGTTCCTCGATCGCCTACTGCGAACAGGTTCAAACCCTTCGACCAAGAATTCCAAAGAGatgcttgacttggttgtaTCTGTTTTGCATATATTCTCCATCCTGCTCCCCGACCAAGCGGCAAATGATGTCAAATTCATCAACAGAATCCCTCTGCTCGTCAACGCAGTCCTATATAG TTCCGATGAGACCACAAAGTTGATACTTCAGCTGCTCCATACTCTTGTCAGCTCGCAACAAGGAGCGCAAGCATTCGTCAAGATAGAAGACTTTAGCTCACTCACTGAGATCGCACCCAATCATGCCCAGGTTCTCGACATACTCTGCTTTGCATGGCTCAACTCTATGACTGGCGTTCAAGACCATACCGCGCTGGCCAAACAAGTCGATAACACACTTCAAAGTCTAGTATCGTCGTTCACCGGAACTGATGCAGTGACGCTCCTCGAATTTCTTGGTTATTTTCTCCGGCACGCCAACTCTATC ATCCTACCTAGACAGCCCAAATGGCTCAAAAGCGTTGTCAATCACATTAGAAAACTTGTCACCAGCAGGCCGACACCAGAAGCTCGTGCAGCCTACACCAACGCGACGGCTTCAATGCTTCAGGCCTTCCCAACTGAAGCTCGTAAACTTGTTTTCACAGACGACAGAAAGGAAGACAAGGCTTTCTCATATCTACTCATCAATCTTCTCCTCATTGATATACGAGCCTCTGCCCCTAGTCTCCTGGAACAGCTAAATAAACCCGAGTATCCCAAGGTATCGGCACGACTCACGTCGGCTTTTGATGTCATTTCCATCTTCATCGGATACCTAGTGGAATGTCTTGAAGATGAATCTCTAGAGACCTTCTTCATGACCCCAGAAAATCTGCTCCAGCTCCGTACGGGCGTCACTGAGACAATGTCCCTCACAGCTGAATATCTACGCGATCGATGGGACGCCTCCGTTGCTGGCGCTATGGGCCTGCATCCTGATGCTCGTGCCGGTACAGCAGATACATCAACGGGAAAGCACCACACATTGACCTGGGACTCAATGAAGGACAAcgctgatgatgatatgcTCATACTCTCTGCCGTGCGGACTTTGGCACTCTGGTTACGAGAGGAAGAGAACGACACCCTGCGGAAAGAAGCAACAGGGTTAATGGATATGTTCATGGATCTATACAAATCCAGCTCACAAGACAAGCTCGACTTTCGATCTGCGGTCCTTGTTGCGCTAGAAGGCTTGACTGCAGTACCACAAGGTTGCGAACTATTGCTCGCTAATGAAGGCTGGGTAATTCTTACTCGCGATCTCAGCTCAATTCTCCAGCATGCTCAAGCCTGTCGGGAACAGGATGCATCGCGAGCCATTGACATTGTTCGTGTTCTACTTCCGATAGTTGAGCAAGAAAACAGTGGTGTGCCTGAAAGTTGGATGGATTTAATTACCTCAGTGGCTGCATGGAACATCCCTGACTCTGGACTCTCACCCCTTTCCcaggaagcactggttgcaGCTTTGCAGCTCTGCTGCGCGATACTCGTTGAAGCTAATCCAGGGATGCGGCAGAGGTATCGACACTCCATTGCTGCCATTCATGGCATTGCAGCTCAGCTTGCCAAGCAGACTGGAAAGGATGATCCTGAGATGGATACGCTGGAAGATGTACTTGCTACACTGACGACGTTGAATCAGTAG